In Patescibacteria group bacterium, the sequence ATGCTAAAGGAGAAGTAACATGTCATTTTGGAAGAATAAAAAAGTTATAGTAACTGGTGGTGCTGGGTTAATAGGCTCGCATTTAGTTGAGTTACTTGTAGAAAAAGGGGCAATAGTTACTGTAGCAGATAACTTAGAGAGAGGAAAATTAGAAAATTTAAAAAATGTAAAAGAATTTATTA encodes:
- a CDS encoding NAD-dependent epimerase/dehydratase family protein, with protein sequence MSFWKNKKVIVTGGAGLIGSHLVELLVEKGAIVTVADNLERGKLENLKNVKEFI